In one window of Thermodesulfobacteriota bacterium DNA:
- a CDS encoding cupredoxin domain-containing protein codes for MSHLIIAVILIALGAVPALTQQKGDAYEAQTGPDGVQRAAVTARSYYFRPDHIIVKAGEPVELELRSDSLIVPHDFIIDAPEAGIEVSEELTRKPVFVRFTPVKTGIYRFYCGKDFPLQRSHREKGMEGVLEVMP; via the coding sequence ATGAGTCATCTGATTATTGCCGTTATCCTGATTGCGCTCGGGGCGGTACCGGCGCTTACGCAGCAGAAAGGCGATGCATACGAGGCGCAAACCGGTCCGGACGGCGTTCAAAGGGCTGCGGTAACAGCCAGGAGCTATTATTTCAGGCCGGATCATATTATCGTCAAGGCCGGGGAGCCTGTCGAGCTTGAGTTAAGGTCCGATTCACTCATCGTCCCGCACGATTTTATCATAGACGCCCCTGAAGCGGGTATCGAGGTCTCGGAGGAGCTTACCAGGAAGCCTGTCTTCGTAAGGTTCACGCCGGTAAAAACCGGGATATACCGGTTCTACTGCGGGAAGGACTTCCCTCTTCAAAGGAGCCACAGGGAAAAGGGGATGGAAGGGGTGCTTGAAGTCATGCCCTGA
- a CDS encoding (2Fe-2S) ferredoxin domain-containing protein has translation MAKPEKFVYVCVNERPEGHPKGSCTLRGGREVLMAFAKEFEQQDLFGRFALVQTGCMGPCFEGPIAAVFPDNVFYRDLAPADAAAITKEHLVGGKPVNRKVMEDRDWK, from the coding sequence ATGGCAAAACCGGAAAAGTTCGTCTACGTATGCGTGAACGAGAGGCCCGAAGGGCACCCGAAGGGCTCATGCACGCTGAGGGGTGGCCGCGAGGTGCTAATGGCATTCGCGAAGGAATTCGAGCAGCAGGACCTCTTCGGCAGGTTCGCGCTCGTGCAGACAGGCTGCATGGGGCCGTGCTTCGAGGGGCCCATTGCCGCCGTATTCCCGGACAACGTCTTCTACAGGGACTTGGCCCCGGCAGACGCGGCGGCCATCACAAAGGAGCACCTTGTCGGTGGAAAACCCGTCAACAGGAAGGTGATGGAGGACAGGGACTGGAAGTAG
- a CDS encoding DUF1622 domain-containing protein: MEQVSGWSELAATGIEALAVLVMVCLITFGTVRWLLNSATTTVAGAYERYRIVLGKTLLLGLELLVAADIIRTVVEMTPQSLALLGGLVVVRTFLGWTLSLDIEGHWPWQGSKKTAPEGRGEKH; the protein is encoded by the coding sequence ATGGAACAGGTAAGCGGCTGGAGCGAACTCGCCGCCACCGGCATTGAGGCATTGGCTGTGCTGGTCATGGTCTGCCTCATCACATTCGGAACGGTACGATGGCTTTTAAACTCGGCGACGACGACGGTCGCAGGCGCCTATGAGAGGTACCGTATAGTGCTGGGGAAGACGCTCCTGCTAGGTCTCGAACTCCTGGTGGCCGCTGATATAATCCGTACCGTCGTCGAGATGACGCCGCAAAGTCTCGCTCTGCTGGGCGGCCTCGTAGTGGTGCGGACGTTCCTGGGATGGACCCTTTCTCTTGACATCGAAGGGCACTGGCCCTGGCAGGGATCGAAAAAGACGGCACCTGAGGGTAGGGGCGAAAAGCACTGA
- a CDS encoding arylsulfatase produces MAKKQPNILILFGDDIGWFNISAYNHGIMGYRTPNIDRIAREGAMFTDWYGQQSCTAGRAAFITGQSPIRTGLTKVGLPGSKIGLQPEDPTIADMLKPHGYVCGQFGKNHLGDRDEFLPTVHGFDEFFGNLYHLNAEEEPENEDYPKDPEFRKKFGPRGVLRCLANPDGTQKIEDTGPLTRKRMETMDEEVTASAIDFIERQHKAGKPFFCWWNSTKMHVWTHLKKECAGRTGLGVTADGLVEHDRQVGEILAKLDELGIADNTIVMYSTDNGAEELSWPDGGTTPFRGEKDTNWEGGWRVPCAIRWPGVIKPGTVSNDIFSHQDMLPTLAAAAGEPDIVEKLKKGYAAGKKRFKVHIDGINLLPYWKGEVKENPRHGFLYWSDEGDLMALRYGNWKVHFTVQRGEGLQVWQEPFTNLRWPILVNLRSDPFENAEVSADVFYQKWRADRMFMLIPASALVGEYMKTLMEFPPRQRPESWAMGDVMESLQRKKEALESASSGSKAA; encoded by the coding sequence ATGGCCAAGAAACAACCGAATATTCTGATTCTGTTTGGTGATGATATCGGCTGGTTCAACATAAGCGCATACAACCACGGCATCATGGGCTATAGGACCCCAAACATCGACCGGATCGCCAGGGAAGGGGCGATGTTCACGGACTGGTACGGGCAGCAAAGCTGCACCGCCGGGAGGGCGGCTTTCATCACCGGCCAGTCCCCGATCCGGACGGGGCTGACGAAGGTCGGGCTCCCCGGCTCCAAGATCGGCCTTCAGCCGGAAGACCCCACCATCGCCGACATGCTCAAGCCGCACGGGTACGTCTGCGGCCAGTTCGGCAAAAATCACCTCGGCGACCGGGATGAGTTTTTGCCCACTGTTCACGGCTTCGACGAGTTTTTCGGAAACCTTTATCACTTGAACGCTGAAGAGGAACCGGAAAACGAGGACTACCCCAAGGACCCCGAATTCAGGAAGAAGTTCGGGCCGCGGGGCGTGCTGCGCTGCTTGGCGAATCCTGACGGCACACAGAAGATCGAGGATACCGGCCCGCTGACCAGAAAGCGCATGGAGACAATGGACGAGGAGGTAACGGCAAGCGCGATAGACTTCATCGAGCGCCAGCACAAGGCCGGAAAGCCCTTCTTCTGCTGGTGGAACTCGACAAAAATGCACGTCTGGACGCACTTGAAAAAGGAATGCGCGGGCAGGACAGGCTTGGGCGTTACCGCCGACGGACTGGTCGAACACGACCGCCAGGTGGGCGAGATCCTTGCCAAGCTCGATGAACTCGGTATAGCCGACAACACTATCGTCATGTACTCTACCGACAACGGCGCCGAAGAGCTGAGCTGGCCGGACGGGGGCACTACCCCTTTCCGCGGGGAGAAGGACACTAACTGGGAAGGCGGCTGGCGCGTGCCGTGCGCCATACGCTGGCCCGGGGTAATAAAGCCGGGCACCGTCAGCAACGACATATTCTCTCACCAGGACATGCTGCCGACGCTTGCGGCAGCAGCCGGGGAACCGGACATCGTCGAGAAGCTCAAAAAAGGCTACGCCGCAGGCAAGAAGAGATTCAAGGTCCATATTGACGGCATAAATCTCCTCCCTTACTGGAAAGGCGAGGTAAAGGAGAACCCGCGGCATGGCTTTCTTTACTGGAGCGACGAAGGCGACCTGATGGCGCTCCGTTACGGCAACTGGAAAGTCCATTTTACCGTCCAGCGGGGGGAGGGCCTTCAGGTTTGGCAGGAACCGTTCACAAATTTGAGGTGGCCGATACTCGTCAACCTGCGGTCTGATCCTTTCGAGAACGCGGAAGTATCCGCTGACGTCTTCTACCAGAAGTGGCGTGCTGACCGGATGTTCATGCTTATCCCGGCCAGCGCGCTCGTTGGCGAATATATGAAGACCTTGATGGAATTTCCGCCAAGGCAGCGCCCGGAAAGCTGGGCTATGGGCGATGTGATGGAGAGCCTCCAGCGAAAGAAAGAGGCTCTTGAATCCGCCTCGTCGGGCTCAAAGGCGGCTTGA